Proteins from one Desulfonema limicola genomic window:
- a CDS encoding Rpn family recombination-promoting nuclease/putative transposase, which produces MTEYLDQNPGAKCLPVIFPAVLYHGKTGWNSSRTLGSLIEGDDFFSEYMPDRKSQTRKPCSKFLNWH; this is translated from the coding sequence TTGACAGAATACCTGGATCAGAATCCTGGAGCTAAATGCCTGCCTGTGATTTTTCCGGCTGTGCTTTATCATGGAAAAACAGGGTGGAATTCTTCCCGGACTCTGGGCAGCCTGATTGAAGGAGATGATTTTTTCTCGGAATATATGCCTGATCGGAAATCACAGACCAGAAAACCATGCTCGAAATTCTTGAACTGGCATTGA
- a CDS encoding DUF4351 domain-containing protein, giving the protein MLEILELALRYTYHARNEDEETVKRYIEQDIEYFDDIKAREVAMTVAEQIRQSGVSVLIQKQLSKRFGIISTLLEQKLRNSRLDILDQFGESIFDFKDLNDAEKWWETHGNQ; this is encoded by the coding sequence ATGCTCGAAATTCTTGAACTGGCATTGAGATATACATATCATGCCAGAAACGAGGATGAGGAAACGGTAAAAAGATATATTGAGCAGGACATTGAATATTTTGATGATATAAAGGCAAGGGAGGTGGCTATGACTGTTGCGGAACAGATAAGACAGAGTGGGGTTTCAGTTCTCATACAAAAGCAACTCAGCAAACGATTTGGTATTATTTCCACATTGTTGGAGCAGAAACTTCGAAATTCCAGATTGGATATTCTTGATCAATTTGGGGAAAGTATTTTTGATTTTAAAGATTTAAATGATGCTGAAAAATGGTGGGAAACTCACGGAAATCAATGA
- a CDS encoding Hsp20/alpha crystallin family protein, whose protein sequence is MIYRRFIDFPKMETGNPFADLERMKHHMDRLLGNLSEKRSRRAGSGVFPPLNLSEDKDGYFVRAELPGVNVEDLDIQATVNTLSISGQRTLPVEDENAKYHRREREAGRFSRMINLPDAVNADAIEARLVNGLLTVKIPKSDMAKPRQIKVN, encoded by the coding sequence ATGATTTACAGACGATTTATTGATTTTCCAAAAATGGAAACCGGAAATCCTTTTGCAGACCTGGAACGCATGAAACATCATATGGACAGACTGCTTGGAAATCTTTCGGAAAAACGGTCAAGAAGAGCTGGGAGCGGAGTATTTCCGCCCCTTAATCTCAGTGAAGATAAGGACGGCTATTTTGTAAGGGCAGAACTTCCAGGCGTGAATGTTGAAGACCTGGATATTCAGGCAACTGTCAATACTCTTTCCATATCTGGTCAGAGAACCCTGCCTGTAGAAGATGAAAATGCAAAATATCATAGAAGAGAACGTGAAGCAGGCAGATTTTCCAGGATGATAAATCTTCCTGATGCGGTAAATGCTGATGCAATTGAAGCCAGGCTGGTAAATGGTCTGCTGACTGTTAAAATACCGAAATCAGATATGGCTAAACCAAGACAGATAAAAGTAAACTGA
- a CDS encoding Hsp20/alpha crystallin family protein produces the protein MSNNDIQVKEKQEAVASAELTKPGPVFTPAVDIFETDMEIVLLADMPGVTPDSLDIDLRENTLTLSGEVEQADHGEEIEILTEYEVGKFYRQFSLSEVINQEKIDAKLYNGVLRLSLPKVEKIKPRKITVSAS, from the coding sequence ATGTCTAATAACGATATTCAGGTTAAAGAAAAACAGGAAGCAGTTGCTTCAGCAGAATTGACAAAGCCAGGCCCGGTATTTACCCCGGCTGTAGATATTTTTGAAACAGATATGGAGATTGTATTGTTAGCTGATATGCCGGGTGTAACACCTGATAGCCTTGATATTGATCTAAGGGAAAATACCCTGACCCTTTCAGGTGAGGTGGAACAGGCAGATCATGGTGAAGAAATTGAAATTCTTACAGAATATGAAGTTGGAAAATTTTATCGCCAGTTTTCCCTTTCAGAGGTAATTAACCAGGAAAAGATTGATGCAAAACTTTATAATGGTGTTTTAAGATTGAGTCTTCCAAAGGTTGAAAAGATCAAACCAAGAAAAATAACCGTGTCTGCATCATAG
- a CDS encoding lactate utilization protein, whose translation MDNSIDNFWKIRLQDVKQALENNNFEVFIADNAQQAKDMVLNDIIPKLKPETISWGGSMTFIDSGIYNEIMAQKDISIIDTTAKDAAHEEKLERRRQALLVDLFFTGTNAITENGYLVNLDMIGNRVAALTFGPKNVVVLAGRNKIVPDLEDAMVRIKNYAAPANVMRLDMKTPCIKTGRCQDCKSSGRICNNWTINEKSFPKGRTKVILINQDMGI comes from the coding sequence ATGGACAATTCTATTGATAATTTTTGGAAAATAAGGCTGCAGGACGTAAAACAGGCTCTTGAAAATAATAATTTTGAAGTCTTTATTGCAGACAATGCTCAACAGGCCAAAGATATGGTATTAAATGACATTATCCCTAAATTAAAACCTGAAACCATATCATGGGGCGGCTCAATGACATTTATAGATTCAGGGATTTACAATGAAATTATGGCTCAAAAAGATATTTCCATTATTGACACAACTGCAAAAGACGCAGCTCATGAAGAAAAGCTTGAACGCCGCAGGCAGGCATTGCTTGTTGATTTGTTTTTCACAGGAACAAATGCCATAACTGAAAATGGATATCTGGTCAACCTGGATATGATAGGAAACCGTGTAGCCGCTTTGACCTTTGGCCCAAAAAATGTTGTTGTCCTGGCCGGACGCAATAAAATTGTTCCAGACCTGGAAGATGCTATGGTTCGTATAAAAAACTATGCTGCACCTGCCAATGTTATGCGCCTGGATATGAAAACCCCGTGTATAAAAACAGGCAGATGCCAGGACTGTAAAAGTTCTGGGCGTATATGCAATAACTGGACAATTAATGAAAAGTCTTTTCCAAAAGGACGAACTAAGGTTATTTTGATAAATCAGGATATGGGTATTTAG
- a CDS encoding MipA/OmpV family protein: protein MNYKNKYLAIIRKIFLIQIIILFFCGLSSASEEQDYPLWELGLFAGAARIPHYRGSDEYNIYALPLPYFIYRGEIVQAGRDGIKGIFYKNNYIETNISISGNPPVDGDNDARDDMPDLDALFEFGPAVKWFFMGKDRQDNLYLEASLRAASSLGFDRGLDIKYQGLRQGVNLIYNNKELFKNIKLIFGLNAGVDFTDSRLNGYFYDVGPGYVSHRRGYYDSDSGYAGFSVSGFLQKVLTKNLSLGGYLRLDNIKGAVFENSPLVRDKNNIVVGCALSWKIIESKKRTVSDQDLNY from the coding sequence ATGAATTACAAAAACAAGTATCTTGCAATAATCAGAAAAATATTTTTAATTCAGATAATCATATTGTTTTTTTGCGGGTTATCCTCTGCCAGCGAAGAACAAGACTATCCGCTCTGGGAACTGGGATTGTTTGCTGGTGCTGCACGGATTCCCCATTACCGGGGTTCTGATGAATATAATATATATGCCCTGCCTTTACCTTATTTTATATACAGGGGCGAGATTGTCCAGGCAGGCAGGGATGGGATTAAAGGTATTTTCTATAAAAATAATTATATTGAAACCAATATATCTATTTCAGGCAATCCGCCTGTGGACGGTGATAATGATGCCAGGGATGATATGCCTGATCTGGATGCTTTGTTTGAATTCGGGCCTGCAGTTAAATGGTTTTTTATGGGAAAAGACCGGCAGGATAATCTATATCTTGAAGCAAGTTTAAGAGCAGCCTCTTCCCTGGGATTTGACAGGGGGCTTGACATAAAATATCAGGGTTTGCGCCAGGGAGTGAATCTGATATATAATAATAAGGAATTATTTAAAAATATAAAATTGATATTCGGGCTGAATGCAGGTGTTGATTTTACAGACAGCCGTCTTAATGGTTATTTTTATGATGTAGGCCCGGGATATGTTTCCCATAGACGAGGGTATTATGATTCAGACTCAGGTTATGCCGGTTTTTCTGTTTCAGGATTTTTGCAAAAAGTCTTGACAAAAAACCTTTCTTTGGGCGGATATTTAAGATTGGACAATATTAAAGGTGCAGTATTTGAAAACAGCCCCCTGGTCAGGGATAAAAACAATATTGTTGTGGGGTGTGCCCTGAGCTGGAAGATTATTGAATCAAAAAAAAGAACAGTGTCGGATCAAGACCTGAATTATTAA
- a CDS encoding TIGR00266 family protein: protein MADMFADFKKQLAEKEKPVQVSSNRNYEYLHRGAFTMLKVRLNAGEKIKAEADAMVAMSSNVSVEGRMEGGVLGGLGRMLTGEKFFFQTLYAQQGPGDVYLSPAVPGDIMEIEMDGMTSYSLQKDGFFAGSEGLNVSTKMQNLGKGLFSGEGFFIIRVSGKGTLFVSSYGSIHPLDLAAGEEIIIDNCHLVAWPENMQYNVEKASSGWISSFTSGEGLVCRFRGPGRVLIQTRNPRGFGSWIRQFMPVK, encoded by the coding sequence ATGGCTGATATGTTTGCAGATTTTAAAAAACAACTGGCAGAAAAAGAAAAACCTGTACAGGTCAGCAGTAATAGGAATTACGAATATCTCCACAGGGGAGCATTTACCATGCTCAAGGTCAGGCTTAATGCTGGAGAAAAGATCAAGGCAGAAGCTGATGCAATGGTGGCTATGAGTTCAAATGTCAGTGTGGAAGGCAGGATGGAAGGCGGTGTGCTGGGCGGTCTTGGCCGAATGCTTACAGGTGAAAAGTTTTTCTTTCAAACCCTGTATGCCCAGCAGGGTCCGGGGGATGTTTATCTTTCTCCTGCTGTTCCAGGAGATATTATGGAAATAGAAATGGACGGCATGACATCTTACAGCCTTCAAAAAGATGGATTTTTTGCAGGTTCAGAGGGACTGAATGTTTCAACTAAAATGCAGAACCTGGGCAAAGGGCTTTTTTCAGGGGAAGGTTTTTTTATTATCAGAGTCAGCGGCAAAGGAACCTTGTTTGTAAGTTCATACGGTTCCATTCATCCCCTGGATCTGGCAGCAGGTGAAGAGATCATTATTGATAATTGTCATCTTGTGGCATGGCCTGAAAATATGCAGTATAATGTGGAAAAAGCCTCGTCAGGCTGGATATCTTCGTTTACATCAGGAGAAGGCTTAGTCTGCCGGTTTCGGGGGCCGGGCCGGGTTCTGATTCAAACACGCAATCCGCGGGGCTTTGGCTCATGGATTCGTCAGTTCATGCCGGTTAAATAA
- a CDS encoding methyl-accepting chemotaxis protein, giving the protein MKKKYLNLRTGISSGFLLMILLILTVGIVGYIGLERVYNVITLNQSIGLLQHDIDMIQVHTARYQLAVYKENFEDKKSQEQIVVSMLEQSRKAADMLNTAYSLQESGSIKSAGVHLNHFQNLFHEYTISIQKNIQSEEDIQKILERILSKISKGRFWIQDMETACKILISNIKVYFNKKDINPWTKTHESLLNLNNEINSWHEKIKNSSALKIIGDDLKAEFKTLLDSAEKYNQQILTQTELSNKMEDFRKKFIDDLSEINRINTITITKTTKDSEFLIIGFIIVSFLSGILYFLFLMQWINRNTNRFISGVRSGADKVASKADSLFSASRDLAKGSSDQAAAIEETISSIEEMSAMTRLNADNTQITDKLMQEVSQIVEKTDTLLKELTISIQDLAQAGQETGQIIKTIDEIAFQTNLLALNASVEAARAGEAGAGFAVVANEVRSLAIRSADAAKITASMIKETVIKVQQGTNSLSGTNQTFKKVSEKTTKTAHLISEISQASKEQSQGIEQITEAVAGIDYVVQQNAVNAQDSSDLTKELHIQAEQLKTYIDDLIDFIGISKSKTVLSGSDHKKAG; this is encoded by the coding sequence ATGAAAAAAAAATATTTAAATTTGAGAACAGGGATTTCATCTGGTTTTCTTTTAATGATATTATTAATACTGACTGTAGGAATAGTCGGCTATATCGGCCTTGAACGTGTTTATAATGTTATAACCTTGAACCAGTCAATTGGTTTATTACAACATGATATTGATATGATTCAAGTTCATACAGCCAGGTATCAATTAGCTGTTTATAAAGAAAATTTTGAAGATAAGAAAAGCCAGGAGCAGATTGTTGTTTCCATGCTTGAACAAAGCCGGAAGGCTGCTGATATGCTCAACACTGCTTATTCATTACAGGAATCAGGCAGTATTAAAAGTGCTGGAGTTCATTTAAATCATTTTCAAAATTTATTCCATGAATACACAATCTCAATACAGAAAAATATTCAGTCTGAGGAAGATATTCAAAAAATCCTGGAGCGGATTTTATCAAAAATATCCAAAGGAAGATTCTGGATACAAGACATGGAAACAGCCTGCAAAATATTAATAAGCAATATCAAGGTTTATTTTAATAAAAAGGATATAAATCCCTGGACAAAAACCCATGAAAGCCTTTTAAATCTCAACAATGAAATCAATAGCTGGCATGAAAAAATTAAAAACAGCAGTGCATTGAAGATCATTGGCGATGATCTTAAAGCAGAATTTAAGACCCTTCTGGATTCTGCTGAAAAATACAATCAGCAGATATTAACCCAGACTGAATTAAGCAATAAAATGGAAGATTTTAGAAAAAAATTTATTGATGACCTGTCTGAAATTAACAGGATAAATACAATTACAATTACAAAAACAACTAAAGATTCAGAATTTCTTATTATTGGATTTATTATTGTTTCTTTTTTATCTGGTATTCTATATTTTCTGTTTTTAATGCAGTGGATCAACCGAAATACCAATAGATTTATTTCAGGAGTAAGAAGCGGAGCAGATAAGGTAGCTTCCAAAGCAGACAGTCTGTTTTCAGCAAGCCGCGATCTTGCCAAAGGTTCTTCAGACCAGGCTGCTGCAATTGAAGAAACCATTTCTTCTATTGAAGAGATGTCAGCTATGACCCGTTTAAATGCAGATAATACCCAGATAACTGACAAACTTATGCAGGAAGTCAGTCAAATAGTTGAAAAGACTGACACATTATTAAAAGAATTAACCATATCTATCCAAGACCTTGCCCAGGCAGGACAGGAAACTGGACAGATTATTAAAACTATTGATGAGATTGCATTTCAAACAAACCTGTTAGCCTTGAATGCATCAGTAGAAGCTGCAAGAGCAGGAGAAGCCGGAGCTGGTTTTGCAGTAGTTGCCAATGAAGTCCGCAGTCTTGCCATCCGCAGTGCAGATGCTGCAAAAATAACTGCTTCTATGATTAAAGAAACTGTAATAAAAGTACAGCAGGGAACAAACTCTTTATCTGGAACCAATCAGACATTTAAAAAAGTATCTGAAAAAACAACTAAAACTGCCCATCTGATTTCTGAAATTTCCCAGGCTTCAAAGGAGCAGTCCCAGGGAATTGAACAAATTACAGAAGCAGTTGCAGGCATAGATTATGTTGTTCAGCAAAATGCTGTCAATGCTCAGGATTCATCTGACCTGACTAAAGAATTACATATACAGGCTGAACAATTAAAAACCTATATTGATGATTTAATTGATTTTATCGGAATATCAAAATCCAAAACAGTCTTATCAGGGTCTGACCATAAAAAAGCTGGTTAA